The genomic DNA TGAGCGGGTCTTCCGGCTTGATGGTATCGCCGGGTTTGACCATGACCTCGATAACGGCGACTTCTTCGAAGTCGCCGATGTCGGGGATTTTGATTTCCAGTGTTTTAGTCATTTGTTCTTGAATAAGAATGCCTAACAAAAAGACATTAACCGCCAAGACGCCAAGAACGCCAAGAACGCCAAGAACGCCAAGAACGCCAAGTTTTTATATCTAAAAAAATCTTTTTTTGGCGACCTTGGCGCCTTGGCGGTTCAAAATCATATTCATTAAATTCAACGCCAAGGAAAGCATGTCTTGAGATAATCATTCTTGGCGCCTTGGCGGTTCAATCAGTTTTTGTCAAACCGTCAGCGGGTTCGGTTTCTCGGGATCGATTCCGTATTTCTTGATCGCGTCGGCCAGCTTCTGGCGCTCGATCGCACCGTCCTCGGCCAGCGCGGCCAGGCTGGCGAGTGTCACCCAGTGGCGGTCGACTTCGAAGAAATAGCGCAGCTTCTCACGCGTATCCGAGCGTCCGAATCCGTCGGTGCCGAGCACCGTGTAACGACGTGGCACGAACGGCCGGATCTGCTCGGCGAACGCGCGCACATAGTCGGTCGAGGCGATCACCGGGCCCTGGGTGTCCTTGAGGCACTCGGCCACATGGCAGAAACGCGGTGGTTTCGTCGGATGCAGCAGGTTCCAGCGTGCGTACTCGTTGCCGTCGCGCGCGAGCAGGGTGAAGCTCGGGCAGCTCCAGATATCGGCCTCCACACCCCAGTCGTTCTTGAGCAGATCGGCGGCGGCGATGACCTCGCGCAAAATCGATCCCGACCCCAGCAACTGCACGCGCGGTCCGTTCCCGGCGGCGCCCTGACGCAAGCGATACATGCCCTTGAGTATGCCCGCCTCGGCTCCCTCGGGCATTGCCGGATGTTCGTAGTTCTCGTTCATCACGGTGATGTAGTAGTAGATATCCTCCTGCTCCTGGTACATCCGGCGCAGGCCGTCGTGCATGATCACGGCGAGCTCGTAAGCGAACGTCGGATCGTAGGGCATGCAGTTCGGAATCTGGGCAACCGAGATATGTGAATGCCCGTCCTCGTGCTGCAGGCCCTCGCCGTTCAAGGTGGTGCGGCCCGAGGTGCCGCCGAGCAGAAAACCGCGCGAGCGGGAGTCGCCCGCTGCCCACCAGAGATCCCCGGTGCGCTGGATGCCAAACATCGAGTAGAAGATGAAAAACGGAATCATCTGCACGCCGTGGGTCGAATACGAGGTCGCCGCCGCGATCCATGAGCACACGGCACCGGCCTCGTTGATGCCTTCCTGCAAGATCTGGCCGCCCGCGTCTTCCTTGTAGAACATGAGCTGATCCTTGTCCTGCGGCGTGTACAGCTGGCCCTT from Sulfuricaulis sp. includes the following:
- a CDS encoding biotin/lipoyl-containing protein — its product is MTKTLEIKIPDIGDFEEVAVIEVMVKPGDTIKPEDPL